The genomic window ACTCCTACTCTGATACTCTTTTTGAATATGGCGCTGGTCCCACCTATGGCCCTGTAGCCGTCTCCGACACCAACACTCCATTGATCAAACTGGAACACTAGTTGTGGAATCTCTCCCCTGATGCTTCCCAAATGGTACTCTGTCCCCTACCCAGTGACCAGAGTGCTATGTGCCCTgctcaaaagaagtgcactatatagggaatagggtgccatttgggaagcagatcCACTCACCCGCCCCGTAAATGCCACTGGTCAGTGAATGGAGCCGTCGCCACGGCGACCACCAGTGTCCATGGTGTCCTCTATTGTGGATGCCAAGAGGTGACCCATGATGACCTTTCCCCTCTGTGACCCCTAGATTGAGCATGACCCCCGGATGCCAACGTACATCGCCACCCAAGGACCCCTGTCTCACACCATCGCCGACTTCTGGCAGGTCAGTCACTCCGGATGAGTATTTATATGTGTGTAATATGAATACAATTCAAATGCAAAACTTTATTGTCCCTTTAGGGACATGCCAatttgttgctgctgctgctttaATCTAAATGTTTTAAGAATgtaccctaacctgaaccatataATGTGTATAAACATTTGTTCACATAAATCAACACTCAAAACACATGTCAATGTGATGATGAAAGAAGATTACATTATGATGTTATTGGTCTCCAAGCTCTATGTTTACatgttctagtgtgtgtgtgatggtgttcCTCTATAGATggtttgggagaatggctgcaCGGTGATAGTGATGATGACAGCCCTGGTtgaggatggagagaaacagtGTGATCGTTACTGGCCTGACGAGGGATCCTCCCTATACCACAtctatgaggtgtgtgtgtctgactcggtgtgtgtgtgtgtctgactcggtgtgtgtgtctgactcggtgtctgactcggtgtgtgtgtgtgtgtctgactcggtgtgtgtgtgtgtgtgtctgactcggtgtgtgtgtgtgtgtctgactcggtgtctgactcggtgtgtgtgtgtgtctgactcggtgtgtgtgtctgactcggtgtgtgtgtgtgtgtgtgtctgactcggtgtgtgtgtgtgtgtctgactcggtgtgtgtgtgtgtatctgactcggtgtgtgtgtgtctgactcggtgtgtgtgtgtctgactcggtgtatctgactcggtgtgtgtgtgtatctgactcggtgtgtgtgtgtatctgactcggtgtgtgtgtgtatctgactTGGTGTATctgactcggtgtgtgtgtgtgtctgactcggtgtgtgtgtgtctgactcggtgtgtgtgtgtgtgtgtgtgtctgactcggtgtgtgtgtgtgtgtgtgtctgactcggtgtgtgtgtgtgtctgactcggtgtgtgtgtctgactcggtgtctgactcggtgtgtgtgtgtgtgtctgactcggtgtgtgtgtgtgtgtgtctgactcggtgtgtgtgtgtgtgtctgactcggtgtctgactcggtgtgtgtgtgtgtctgactcggtgtgtgtgtctgactcggtgtgtgtgtgtgtgtgtgtctgactcggtgtgtgtgtgtgtgtctgactcggtgtgtgtgtgtatctgactcggtgtgtgtgtgtctgactcggtgtgtgtgtgtctgactcggtgtatctgactcggtgtgtgtgtgtgtatctgactcggtgtgtgtgtgtatctgactcggtgtgtgtgtgtatctgactTGGTGTATctgactcggtgtgtgtgtgtgtctgactcggtgtgtgtgtgtctgactcggtgtgtgtgtgtgtgtgtgtctgactcggtgtgtgtgtgtgtgtgtgtctgactcggtgtgtgtgtgtgtctgactcggtgtgtgtgtgtgtgtctgactcggtgtgtgtgtgtgtgtctgactcggtgtgtgtgtgtgtgtctgactcggtgtgtgtgtgtgtgtgtctgattcggtgtgtgtgtgtgtgtgtgtgtgtgtgtgtgtgtgtgtgtgtgtgtgtgtgtgtgtgtgtgtgtgtgtgtgtgtgtgtgtgtgtgtgtgtgtgtgtgtgtgtgtgtgtctgactcggtgtgtgtgtgtgtctgactcggtgtgtgtgtgtgtgtctgactcggtgtgtgtgtgtgtgtctgactcggtgtgtgtgtatgtgtctgactcggtgtgtgtgtgtgtgtgtgtgtgtgtgtgtgtgtgtgtgtgtgtgtgtgtgtgtgtgtgtgtgtgtgtgtgtgtgtgtgtgtgtgtgtctgactcggtgtgtgtgtgtgtgtgtctgactcggtgtgtgtgtgtgtgtgtctgactcggtgtgtgtgtgtgtgtctgactctgtgTGCGGGTCTGTCTGTCCTGATCTGTAACAATGGTATGTGTGTCCGTCAGGTGAACCTGGTTTCGGAGCACATCTGGTGCAATGACTTCCTGGTTCGTAGTTTCTACCTGAAGAACGTCCAGACCCAGGAGACCCGCACACTCACCCAGTTCCACTTCCTCAGCTGGCCTGCCCAGGGTATCCCCACCTCCACACGCACCCTACTGGACTTCCGCAGGTACCGCATGGACATTGAAGCAGGGTTGTGTTTACTAGGCACGAAATGGGGGggtggactgaaacagggagtgACTACTGCTCATTTTCAATTTCCGTTTGAAAAACACTTTAAAACATTGCAT from Oncorhynchus gorbuscha isolate QuinsamMale2020 ecotype Even-year unplaced genomic scaffold, OgorEven_v1.0 Un_scaffold_19287, whole genome shotgun sequence includes these protein-coding regions:
- the LOC124030985 gene encoding receptor-type tyrosine-protein phosphatase-like N encodes the protein CSADDHSRVKMKAENNPSRTDYINASTIIEHDPRMPTYIATQGPLSHTIADFWQMVWENGCTVIVMMTALVEDGEKQCDRYWPDEGSSLYHIYEVNLVSEHIWCNDFLVRSFYLKNVQTQETRTLTQFHFLSWPAQGIPTSTRTLLDFRRYRMDIEAGLCLL